Genomic DNA from Salinibacter pepae:
AAGTCCACCTTTCTCGAGGTCTTGAGGGCAGTACTCGGTGGCTACGCGGCCAACACGCCCGTTCAAACACTTCTTCCAGGGAGTAGGCAGGGACCCGACGCAGACTTAGCACGACTGCCGAACGTCCGTTTCTTGACAGTTAGCGAGATCGAGCGTGATGAAGAGCTCGTGGAATCAAGGGTAAAGCGTCTGACGGGTGAAGACCAGATGGCCGTCCGAGACTTGTACGAAGGATACTTTGAGTACACACCGGACTTCGCTCTCTTCATGGCTACTAATCACTGGCCGAAGGTGTCTGCCAACGATTATGCGTTTTGGCGCCGGATGCGTGTGATTCCTTTCTCGGTTCGAATACCAACTGCAAAGCGGAATCCCCATCTCAAGCGGGAACTGCTAAATGAGTCAGATGGAATATTGGCTTGGGCCGTAGACGGCTTCCGGAAGTGGAAGAATAATCCTCTTCAAAACGAGCCCTTAGCGTCAAAGCAGGAGAAAAATCGGTGGAAAGGTAAGATTGACCGGTGTGTCTCCACTTTTGTTTCGAGCTGTGTAGCTCGAAAAACCGGGGAGGATGTTCGCACTCGCCACGTGTACAATGCGTACGTCAATTATTGCTCAACCAGAGACATGGAGCCGCTGAGTCACAAGCAGCTCAACATGCGTATCGAGCACCACTTCGACGGGAGCATCTACAAGAAGCGGACAGGGGCGGGTGGAAGCGCTCATTGGATTGGACTCGAACTGTACGTAAGTGGTAAATAAGCGTGGGGCGGAGCGCGAGTGGAGGAGCTGAGGTAACTGAGCAGCGAATCTGAAAAAATACCTAGATACGAGTCCAACCCTCTTGCTTTTTCCATACATTGGCTCAGTTACCTCAGTTACCTCAGTAGAGAGTGAAGTTTGCTCAACAGACAAAGCGAAATCGAGATTTTTACTGCGGAGTTGGAGTGCGGAATATGTGTTCAACCCGACTCCGGGGTGTTTAAGGGGGGAGGGGGGTCCCCACGTTGAAAATCCACTCCTACGAGGAGAGGCAGCGTGTGGCCTCGTGCCCGCCCGGAGTCGGCCCCCTTTTGGGTCCGGAAGGTCCTCTCTTAGCTGCCTTCCGGCCATGCTTGGTCAGGGGGAGCTTGGGACTCCCTACAACGTAGAGCGCTGCGCATGTCCGGTAGCCACACCGAGCGCACGCGCGACTACGCCAGGCGTGGGAACGCAGCCTTGACACCACAGCCCTGGAACGGCGAAGATCGGGAGTAGAACCTCTCAGGTGGTGTCGAGGCTCTTTTTTTTTTGCGACACGCTCCGGAAACTCATTCCCATCAACAGCACAATAGGTCAGACTTTCAATAGGTCTTCCGTTGGGTCTCACGAATCAACAGTCCACCGCCCCTCCCTCCGAGGTTCCCTACAGGGTTTCAGGTGTGAGCTTGCAGTTGCGAGCCGCTGGGGGTATGCCTGCAGGGAAGGGCGGTGGCCTTCTCGGCGCTGGTGGTCGGCCACACGGTGTTTCTGGGCACCGCCGCCGAACTGCTCTACATGCCGGCCGCGTATCTGAACACGGGTCCGTCGTCGGGATTGCCCACAAACGCGACAATCGTTATCACCGCTGTCTACGTCGTATTTGTCGCCATAGGAACCTTCGGTGGGGGATGGAAAAGCGGGCTCAAGGGCCTCCTTGCGACTGGATGGGCAGCCTTCGAACAGGCGCTCGTTCTGGGGATCGTAATTGCCGGGTATGTCATCTGGATGATCTCTGCCCGTCTTGGGGGCGATTTCTCCCCTGGGGCGACCTTCAGTCTATCTGTCAGTGACACGACGGGCGACGCCACGGCAGTGGCCTTGCAGATTCTTCCCGCGGTGGCAATCTTGCTGATCCCCTTCGCCCTGCACGCGGGACTCGAGCTTTACTACAGGCGCAAGTAACCGTATTTTTGGTTTCAGTGGGGGATGCCTTTCACCCAAAGTGTCTCACGGATCTCATCTATGGAGCTTGAACTCCAATTCTCGAGCGATGAGCTTTCCTCCTGGGCAGATCGCTATGGCTATGCCACGCCGGAGGAAAACGCACGTGCTGCAGCAACGGGGAGGAAACTCGAAGAACAGGGCTACCCGACCCTCGACCAGCTGGCTCGCATCTGCGAATGGAAGACGCCAAGATCCCGATCACACGTCCAGAAAAACAGTGATTTCTTTGCGCGAGAGGTGACCCGCTCCTGTGTCACTTCGGATAGTGAACGGTTTCGGATCGAGGTTCTAACCCTACTGGATGGTGTGGCGTGGCCCACTGCCTCGGTCATCTTGCACTTCGGCCATCCAGACCCGTACCCGATCATCGACTACCGGGCGTTATGGAGCCTCAGGGTGGATGAACCGTCCCGATATACCTTTGACCTCTGGAGCCCGTACGTCCAGGCGTGCCGGGCGCTGTCCAAGAAGAGTGGATTGTCGATGCGTGAGGTCGACCAGGCGCTCTGGCAGTACTCGAAGGAAAAGCAGGAGAGCTGAGGAGATTGGCGCCTATCTACCGTAGCCGAGCAGAGGAGCTGAGTAAGAAGGATGGCATAGGAATGGTGGCACGGCCCAACCGGGGCTTGATTGCCCGCTGAGTGGATTTGCAAGGAAAGGGCAGTGGAGCGAACTGAACTGACCGATTCGAGTCGGCAGTGGCCATCGACCACAAAGCAGCCAGGTATTGTCTCTGTTATTGCAAGGTAAATTTTTGTCATGAACATCTTCAAGGGGACTCTCAAGACGGCCCTTCTAGCTTGCTTTCTTTTCTCGTCCCCAGTTGCTGAGGCGCAAGTTGAACCGGGGCAAACCTTTAGCGGCCTCGTTGTGGATGTCACAGACGGGGACACGTTCGATGTCCGGCGGTCGATCGGGGGTACGGTCACGATTCGATTACACGGGGTGGACGCCCCGGAGTCTGCTCAATCCTACGGCACGGCCGCCACCCGCGCCGCTCGGCAGTACGTGGGCGGGAAAAGCGTTCGGGTGTCCGTTGAGGAGATCGGCCGGTACGGGCGCGCTGTGGCCCGCCTAGAGGTGCAGGGTGGGGACCTTGGGGCCATGCTTATCCAGGACGGACTGGCGTGGCACTACGACCAGTATGCCCCGAACGAAACCGAGTATGCCCGTCTGGAGCGGCAGGCCCGGAATGCGAACCGTGGCCTCTGGTCACAGGCGAATCCAACGCCCCCGTGGGAGTGGAGAGATCGAAATTCGACATCGGAGACATCAGCGTCTGATCGGGATTGTTCGGACTTCGACACCCAACCAGAAGCGCAGCGCTTCTTCGAGCGTCATCAACCCGGAGACCCTCACGGATTGGATGGAGATGGTAATGGAGTGGCCTGCGAGAGTCTTCCTGGAGGCTCCTCGAATTCAAACGCCAGCGCCGCGGTGGCAAGTAGCTTGCTGAACGTCGCTGGCCGAGATGCTCGACAGGGTGGGGTTGGGGTGGATTGGCAGTTTGGACTCGGCATCGGCGGCTCGTCCCAGCTTTCAAGTTCTGCCGTATACGGGGTGGGCGGCGGGCCAGAAGTGCGGTGGGGGCGGTTCCGCTTTCCCGTCCACCTGAACCTCATGTTCGCATCCTACACGCCCAAAGGCTTCAGCTATGACGACGGCTCCGACCGGTGCCGCGGGCCGGGGGGACAGTTCGCCGAGGATAGTGAGTGTACCGCATTCAACACGTATGCCTGGGCGCGTGCCTCACTGATGTACGACGTTGCAGTGAAGCGCGGGGGGCGCACGAGGATCTATCTCGGAGCCGGTGGGGATGTAGGGTCGCTCGTGGGCGTCCACGGCACAGCAGGTCTCGTGCTGAATCGCACCTGGGGCGTTGAGCTACGGGCAGGACCAGATCAGGTGGTGGCCAGTGCCTCGGTCCTTTTCTGAACAGATTGGGTTTGAACAACCACGTCGGCCGTCTAACAGAATCGCTCATAAGAGTTCAGTCAACCATGTCCGTATCCGACGAACCAGCAGAGGGCGACGGAGCAGCTCGCGTGCCGCTCTCCGAAGCCATCACGGTTGTTCTCGATGTCTTGGACCAGTGTGCCGGTGACCTGTCGGCCGTCCGGCACCGGCTTCGCCAGAAAGAGATGCCAGACGAGTTGGATGTTGACGAATCTGATCTGCCGCGGCCTGCGGAGCAAGCCCGGCACATTGCTGCCCGCCTGGAGTCGTGCGCGGGGGCACTGCGGAACGCCAGCGGGGAGATCGGCGACCAGCCTGGACTATCCATGGGGGAGTAGTTCTTCGGGGGCGGCCAAGGAAACTGGAGACAAACATCGCTGTCCGAACATCGCAGTCCGACTATCCGAAGTCGCCTTAGACAGACTTCTGATCGCAATCTGGTAGCGCTGGTTGCTTGGGATTTCCCTGGCATTCGTAATCGGAGGGTGTGACAGCTCCGGATCTGAAGCTCCCCCGAAATCGCCGAACCCCACAAGCGGCGTACTCGGCCCTTTCTTCCGCCTCTACGCGATTGGATGTTCTTGGAAGCGGCTGGTGGTCATCCAGACCGGCGTCGTGAAAGGTGCTTGTTCAGCATCTCCAGAAGGTCGGTCGAATCTCCAGCCCTGATGATGGCGGCGACCTCTCCCTCCGGTCCGACGAGGGTCAGGTTCGGGAGTCCGCGCACCTGCATTGAGGCAGACTCGCTGGGCATACGGGCAAACTTGCTCCCAAATTTGCTCTGGAGTCCTTCGCTTACGAATGCGTGGCTCCCCGGCATCTCGCGTTTGTCCAGAAAGGTGGTTGCCTTCGACCGGGACCTATCGAACGAGACGTTTAAGATGGCGAGCCTCTCTTTAGAATAGCGTTGCCGCGCCTTCTGGAGATCGGGGATCTTCTCGATGCAAGGGGCGCACCACGTGGCCCAGAGGTTCAGCAGCACGTAGCGGCCTTCAAAATCCGAAGGGGTAACGGCTCGCCCCGAGTCCCGGAGCGCCTCAATCTCGAAGCCGGGGACCTCTTCTTCCACCTTCGCGGGCTCGGGTTGGGCTCTCGCTTCCAATGCCGTGAGACCGAGTAGCGGCATGGCCGATAGAGCAAGAATTAAAACCGACATCTTCAAGTGGCAGAGCTGTCTTGAAAGCACGTACATGCCATCAAGAGATGCTTCTTGGGGATGGGCAGAAGTGAAGATGCCCGGCGCCAAAGAAAAAGCCCACCGTCAGCGCGGGGCGGGGAGGGTGGTTGCGCTGCGGCGGGCCAAAGTCTTTCAGCAAATCGGGCTTATCAATATACCAAATCCAATCCCCGGGTTGTCAACAGGAAATGCGACGCTGGTGTAAGCCCGAAGCAAAAAAACCGTGAAGGCGTTTGGGCTGTCGTTAGATTCGGGGGTCGGGCTGTGTCTACTGAGTGCATGTCGGTCTAATGGTGGGGGACCGGCACGCCTCACTTCTAAGCGATCACTTCTCCACGGTGCCAAGTGAGCACCGACGCCCAGCTCCTGGTGGGGGCTGGGCGTTTTCTTTGTAGCAGCAACCGTCCCGCTTTCAATGACTGATCCGGAGCGAAAGCTTCTTCGCCGTTTTCTGCAGGCCGAGTGGGAAAAGACTAAGGCTGCCTACCGCGAGGCCGGGGCCCCGTTCGGGTGGGGACGCGGGCTGGACATCTGGGTCGAACACGGGCAACTGACGACGATGAATTGAGACCCCGTTCGAACCGTCTTTCGGTCAAGAGGGGTGTGTAGTGGATGCCCGTGAGTCTCAGGCGTATGACTACTCGAACTCAACGTCCAAGTCCTCAAATGCGAGTTCAAGAATTTCCATCACGACCCCATCGGAATCACCCTTTAAGTCAGAAAACGTATACCGCACCGGACGAGCGTTCGTGAGCTGCCACGCCACGGCGACGTTTTCACCACTCTCGTCGCGCAGTTCGATGACTACATCTTTCAGCGACTCGGCCTGCTTCCCGTTTCGCACCTCTTCAACCCATGCATAGAGATTATCTGCTTTGACCAGCCCTCGCTTGAGTACGGCATTGCTTACGTCGTAGTGGGCGTTGATCTTCCGGGGCCTGTTGCGTTTTTCGTTTCCATTTCGGTAGTCGAAGGTGTCCAATGTGAACTCCGGCATGATGATCTCTTGGAAACCGGAGGTGAAGTCTTCCCCCGAGTCCGCGTCGATTTTGACTCGGAAATTTCCGTTCGTGAACGGTCGAATGCGGTCTGGCATGACGATAGGGGTTATTGATAAGTTTGGGTCGTGCTGCCGTAGACTCTCAAGTCGTGCTCGATAGACCGCGAGAGGGTTGCGCCGGTGTCAGTCTCGAAGTGGATCACCGTCTCAATTTGAGTGGGGGCCTCTCGGTCGAAGTATTCCTGTACCGGGTCAAGAGGCGTACGAATCTCTTTTCCAGGGGGCAGGAACGACAGGCATCGGAAAAGTGAGAGGTCCGAAATGACTGTCTCTCCGTGAATACCGGAAATCTCTGGTTCGAACGATACAGAGACGTGGTGGGCGGGTCCAGTCCCAATGTTCTTGACGGCAATAAAAAGAGTCCTGTCGTGGCAGAGAAAGTCTACGATCACGTCCGGTACACTGAGATGGCGTCGGACGGAATATGCAAACTGAGAGATACCCACGACCCGCTTCTATCGAGCTGAGAAAGTAATTTTGCAAACTGAGTTTGAATAAAGTACTACCAGTCATGGCTAAATCCAAGCGTGGTGGGCGCGGGAGGGATTCAAATCTTCTGAGCAGCCCGCGTTCGAGGAAGCTGCGGTTGTCTTTAGCGAGCCCAATGCCTTCCTTCTTCATGGGGCGCAAACGCGATTTCCCACGTCAGCCCCTTCGAACAGGTGGACGCCACCGCCCCCTGAGCGCCCCTCACGAGCCCGCTACGGGACTTTCGCCCGCACCCTATGGACGACACTCAGCAGAACCTACCCTTCGAACGCGACCCGATGAGCCTGACCCTCGACGAGCTGGACAGTCACCTCTTCAAGTGCGCGGACATCATCCGAAATGCTGTCGACAAGACGGACTACAAGGACTTTATCCTGCCGCTGGTCTTCTACAAGACGATCAGCGACACCTACCAGGACCGCTTCGAGGAGGTGATGGACGAGGTGGGGGACGAGGAGATCGCCCGCGAGGAGGCCTGGTATGATTTCGTGGTGCCCGAAGAGCACAGCTGGGAGTCCCTGCGCCAGACCGGCACGAACGTGGACCAGGCGCTCAACGAGGCCTTCGACGCGATCGTGAAGGCGAACCCAAGCAAGCTAGAAGGTGTCTTTCGGGCCGACTTCGTGGACGCCGATGCCCTTGATGACGGCCGCTTGAGCAAGCTCGTAGAGCACCTTTCGACCTACAACCTGTCGGCGAAGCGGGTGCCCCCGGACATGCTCGGGGAGGCCTACATGGACCTCGTGCGCCACTTCGCTAACGAGGAAGGGCGCGACGGTGGGGAGTTCTTCACGCCGCCGAAGATCGTCCAATTGATGGTGCGGCTGGTGGCCCCCTTTGAGGACGGGGATCGCTTCCACGACCCCACATGTGGCTCTGGGGGCCTACTGGTCGAGGCAGCCCACTACTTCCGCGACGAGCAAGGTGGGGACCCGTCCCGCCTGGAACTGACGGGGCAGGAATTGAACCCCGACATCGCGGCCATAGCGAAGATGAACCTGTTCATCCACGGCTATAACGGCGCCATCGAGCGAGAGGACTCCCTCGGCGCCCCGGCCTTTACGGAGAACGGGCACCTGGAGCAGTTTGACCACGTGCTGGCCAACTTTCCTTTCTCTGCAGACTGGCCCAAAAGCGACCTGCAAGACGATGCCTACGGCCGCTTCGACTGGCACGAGAAGCTCCCACGGGCCGACCGTGGGGACTACGCCTTCATCATGCACATGGCGAACCAGCTGAATAGCAGCGGCAAGGCGGCCATCGTCATTCCCCACGGCGTGCTCTTCCGCAAGTACGAGGGCCGCTACCGGGAGCCGATGCTGCAAGACGATCTCGTGGAAGCGGTAATCGGCCTGCCGGAGAATCTCTTCCAGAATAACTCGATTCCGAGCGCCATCCTGCTCTTAAACCGTGACAAGTCGCCTGAGCGGGAGGGTGAGGTGCTCTTCGTCCACGCCGCTGACGAGGCGTTCTACAAGGAACTCTCCAACCAGAACGAGCTCACGGAAAAGGGCATCGACCACATTGTCCAGAAATTCAACGAGTGGACCACGGAGGAGCGGGTGAGCCGCGCGGTGCCGATCGGGGAAATCCGGGAGAACGACTATAACTTGAACATCGCCCTCTACGTGGACACTACGGAGCCGGAGGAGCCGATTGACGTGGCGGAGGAGCTGACAAAGCTTAGAGAATTACAGGCGGAGCGCAACGAGATCGAGTCTCAGTTGACCGACTACATGGAGGCCCTTGGCTATGAGTGATGACTTGGATTTTGACATGGATGTTGTCGAGGAAGATGAGCTCGATGAGATGGGTGCCGATGGTGCGTTGAGCCCGAAAGAAGACTTTCGTTCCGAGGCAAGTAGGGAAGAATCGGACACAGGTACTAACGAAACTGATGATGCTGAGTCTATTTCCTCCCGCATGGGTTCACTGGCAACCGACTCTGATCGAGAGGTTTTTGGATTGGGTTCGGTTCCAGAGGAATGGGATATGAGCTCTTTGCCGAGTGTTGTCGAAATCGAGATGGGCAGTTCGCCCCCGTCCTCAACCTACAATGAGCAAGAAGAGGGCCTCCCGTTTTATCAGGGCAACGCAGATTTCGGCCATATGAGGCCGAAGGTGTCGACGTGGTGCTCTGATCCTGTCAAGACCGCCGACAAAGACGATGTGCTGATCAGCATTCGAGCACCCGTCGGTGATCTCAACATTGCCGATGAGCACTGCTGCATAGGTCGAGGACTCGCCGCACTCCGTCCAAAAGAGGTGAATGGACTCTATCTCTTTTACGGACTTGCTCAGAGATCACGCTGGCTTTCTCGGCTTGCGTCTGGAAGCACATTTAAGTCTGTATCGAGCGCGGATTTGGAGAAAGTCGATCTACCGGTCCCCCCCCTCCCCGAGCAGCGCAAGATCGCCAGCGTCCTCTACGCGGTCGACCAGGCGATCCAGAAGACGGAGGCGATCATTGAGCAGGCCCAGCGAGTGAAGCGGGGGGTCGTGCAAAAGCTGCTGAATGGCGAAGCAGGAGAGGATCTTGAGGAAAAGAAAGAATTCAGGTTGGGGCCGAAATTGAAGAGCCTACCGTCGAATTGGGAAGTCACTCCACTTGAGCAGGTGGCTGAGGTGAGCGGGGGAAAGAGGCTTCCTAAAGGACATGATTACGCCGATAAAAAGACAGCGCATCCATACCTGCGAGTGACGGACATGAAGGGGGGGAGTATCGATCCTGAAGAGCTTGAGTATCTAAAGGAAGAGACATATCAAAAAATAAGCAGGTACACGATATCGACAAATGATGTCTATATCTCAATTGCAGGGACTATTGGTGTCGCAGGAGTGATCCCAGAAGAGCTGGATGGAGCTAATCTCACGGAGAATGCCGCGAGAATACACGGTCTAGACGGAGTGAAAAAAGATTATCTTTCCATCTATCTACAATCGAAATTTGGTCAAGATGAGGTGTATCGGATGACTGTGGGATCATCCCAACCAAAATTATCCCTTTTTCGGATCAAGCGTCTTGAGGTCGTCCTGCCTCCACTTGACTTGCAGAAACGAATAGCCTCTGTAGTAGAAAGATTTGATCAGCGAATCTCTTCTGAGCAGAAGTTGGCCAATCACCTTCGTAGTCTGAAGAAAGGCCTCATGCAGGATCTCCTGACCGGTGAGGTGCGGACCGCCGACAAGGCCATTGACGTGCTTGATGAGGTGGTCGAGCATGGCTGACGAGGTGTCTGCCAGTGTGCCGACCGAGAGTGGGGTCGAGCAGTCCGTCTTACGGTGGCTTCGGGACCTCCCTGGGCCGCATCAGTGGTCCGTGTATGGCTTCGACGGTGAGGAGGGAGCCGCTGCCCTCGACCGAAAATATGGACGTGGCAAGGGGGAGGTCGTCTACTGGGAGCTCCTCCGCGAGAAGCTGATCGAGATCAACGAGCCTGTCAACGAGGGCAACGTCGATCGCCTGCTCAACTCCCTCCGACGCGACTTCGATGAAGCGGAGCTGATGGCGGGCAACCGGCACCTCCAGACGCTCCTGCGGCGCGGGAAGAAGTTCAACGCCAAGCACGGGAACGGCACGAAGAAGCCCGTCTACGTCCGTCTCGTCGACTTTGACCGCCCCGAGCGGAACTCATTTGTCGCCGTCAACCAGATGCGCTTCGTCCGCGGGGCGTCGGTGCGGCCCGACGTGACGCTTCTGGTCAACGGCCTCCCGCTGGTCCACATGGAGATCAAGTCCCTGGCGCAGGACAATGACTGGACGGATGCGACCAGTGACCTGCGCGAGTACGAGAAGGACACGCCGCGGCTTTTCTTCCCCACCCTTCTCAACGTAGCCGCCGATACCCAGTCCTTCCGCTACGGGGCCGTGGGGGCGAAGCCGGGATTCTACTTCCCTTGGAGCAAGGCCCCGCTCAAGTACCAGGATGATAACGACCTGAAACAGGCCACCCAGGCCCTCCTCAATCCCCGGACGCTGCTGGACATTGCTCTCAACTACGTTTTCTACGAAGAGAAGGAGGGTGGGACGGCCAAGATCGTCCCACGTCACATGCAGTACTACGCGGTACGGCGGCTCCTTGAGCGCATCCGAGAGGGGGAGAAGAAGCGGGGTCTCATCTGGCACACCCAGGGCAGTGGCAAGTCCTTCGCGATGCTTTACGCCGCGAAGAACCTGCTTGAGAGGTCGGTGCTGGGAAGCCCACAGATCTTCCTCATCGTTGACACCGATAAGCTGGCGACCCAGATGGGGAATACCCTCTCTGCAATCGGCTTCGAGCGGTCGGTGGTGGCTGATAGCATCGACCACCTGCAGCGCCTGATCGAGCAGGGACAAAGCCAGCTCGTCCTCACCACGATTCAGAAATTCCAAGACGTTGCCACTGCCCGACAGGGCAACGACGAAGTAGTGGTGATGGCAGATGAGGCGCATCGGTTTATGGAGCGCCGCCTCGGCAACAACTTGGAGGCCGCGATGCCGGACGCCTACCACTTCGGCTTCACCGGAACGCCGGTGCACGAGGGGGAGAGCGACGTGGCCCGATCGACCTTCCGCAACTACTGTCCCGACGGGGAGCCGCCGCTTCACCACTACTCGATCCGCGACGGCATCGAGGATGAGGTGATCCTTCCGGTCTACTTCACGCTGCGGCACAAGGCGGAGTGGAACGTCGACGAGGCGGCTATGGACGATGCCTTCGACCTGGAGCTTGGCCACCTGTCGGAGGAGGAGAAGATGAAGGTCGTGCGGGAGGCGCTCACCCCGACGGACCTCGGGGAGTTTGAGTCTCGCATCGAGGTCTACGCGGGAGAGGTGATCGACCACTACGAAAAGCAGGTTGAGCCGAATGGATGGAAGGGGATGGTGGTGGCCCCGAGCCGCAAGTCCGCGGCCCTGTACGGCACGAAGCTACAAGAGCGGCGTCCCGACGGGGACGTGGAGGTGCTTTACACAGAAGGGGATGACGACGAGGAATTGCTCAGCCAGTTTCACACGACCTCGGAGGAGCGGGACGATATCATTTCCCGGTTCAAGGACGAGGCTCAGCCGAAGCTCCTGGTGGTCCACAACATGCTGCTTACCGGCTTCGATGCGCCGGTGCTCAAGACGATGTATCTTGACCGAAGACTGAAGGACCACACGCTCCTGCAGGCGATCGCCCGCACGAACCGCCCTGCCGACGGTAAGACCAATGGCGAGATCGTCGACTTCCAGGGTGTATTCGAGAACCTGGACGATGCCCTCTCCTACGACGCGGAAACCCGCGACTTCGCCGCGCAGGACAAGGACCGCCTGTTCGAGGACTTCGAAGAGCAGCTGGAAAAGATGTGGTCCCTGTTCGAGGGGGTGCCCAGGACCGATCGTCAGGAGGCCGTGAGCGAGGCGCTCGCAAGGGTGAGCAAACACCCCCAGAAGCGGGAGTTCAAACGGGGCTTCAAGCGCCTTCAGGACCTTTACGAAAGCCTCTCCCCGGACGGGCGCCTATCGGAGGAAGAGGTCGAACGGAAGTACCAGTGGCTCTCCCACATCTGGGTCGCGTTTCGCCGCGCCAACCGGGAGCCCGATCCCGAGAAGGAGGTCCGCGAGAAGACGCGGGAGATCGTCGAGAAGCATGTCGACGTGACCGGGGTGAAGGAGGACTTCCCGATCTACAAGGTGGGGGAGGAGCACCTGGAGGCCATCGAAGAACAAGAGCCCGCCGCACAGGCCAGCTCCATTGCCCACGCGGTGAAGGCCCACGTGCGGCCCCGCGTCGATCAGAACCCCCGCTACGAGGCCCTGAGCGAGCGGGTCCAAGAAGTGCTACACCAGTGGCAAACCAAAAACATGTCCGACCCCGAAGCGGTGGAGGCCCTGCGGCAGG
This window encodes:
- a CDS encoding DNA primase family protein → MKNPPTSVASGDGHKMPDPELSVRQSSSVSLLDYPDTDSGNAERLAALYSHQICYRYDGECWHIYDREAGVWEEAQEDEIKSFARRTVRQFRNELEAIQCRPGDSRFEFALKSENSSRLNNLVREARTLAKLRVPSEEFDADPLLLNTQNGVVDLETGTLREHTPEDFFTRTCGAKYVEGSNAPKWEAFLRTIFDGDEELVDYVQRIAGYALSGLATEQCMFILKGDGANGKSTFLEVLRAVLGGYAANTPVQTLLPGSRQGPDADLARLPNVRFLTVSEIERDEELVESRVKRLTGEDQMAVRDLYEGYFEYTPDFALFMATNHWPKVSANDYAFWRRMRVIPFSVRIPTAKRNPHLKRELLNESDGILAWAVDGFRKWKNNPLQNEPLASKQEKNRWKGKIDRCVSTFVSSCVARKTGEDVRTRHVYNAYVNYCSTRDMEPLSHKQLNMRIEHHFDGSIYKKRTGAGGSAHWIGLELYVSGK
- a CDS encoding thermonuclease family protein: MNIFKGTLKTALLACFLFSSPVAEAQVEPGQTFSGLVVDVTDGDTFDVRRSIGGTVTIRLHGVDAPESAQSYGTAATRAARQYVGGKSVRVSVEEIGRYGRAVARLEVQGGDLGAMLIQDGLAWHYDQYAPNETEYARLERQARNANRGLWSQANPTPPWEWRDRNSTSETSASDRDCSDFDTQPEAQRFFERHQPGDPHGLDGDGNGVACESLPGGSSNSNASAAVASSLLNVAGRDARQGGVGVDWQFGLGIGGSSQLSSSAVYGVGGGPEVRWGRFRFPVHLNLMFASYTPKGFSYDDGSDRCRGPGGQFAEDSECTAFNTYAWARASLMYDVAVKRGGRTRIYLGAGGDVGSLVGVHGTAGLVLNRTWGVELRAGPDQVVASASVLF
- a CDS encoding TlpA family protein disulfide reductase yields the protein MYVLSRQLCHLKMSVLILALSAMPLLGLTALEARAQPEPAKVEEEVPGFEIEALRDSGRAVTPSDFEGRYVLLNLWATWCAPCIEKIPDLQKARQRYSKERLAILNVSFDRSRSKATTFLDKREMPGSHAFVSEGLQSKFGSKFARMPSESASMQVRGLPNLTLVGPEGEVAAIIRAGDSTDLLEMLNKHLSRRRSG
- a CDS encoding phage tail protein, encoding MPDRIRPFTNGNFRVKIDADSGEDFTSGFQEIIMPEFTLDTFDYRNGNEKRNRPRKINAHYDVSNAVLKRGLVKADNLYAWVEEVRNGKQAESLKDVVIELRDESGENVAVAWQLTNARPVRYTFSDLKGDSDGVVMEILELAFEDLDVEFE
- a CDS encoding type I restriction-modification system subunit M, translating into MSLTLDELDSHLFKCADIIRNAVDKTDYKDFILPLVFYKTISDTYQDRFEEVMDEVGDEEIAREEAWYDFVVPEEHSWESLRQTGTNVDQALNEAFDAIVKANPSKLEGVFRADFVDADALDDGRLSKLVEHLSTYNLSAKRVPPDMLGEAYMDLVRHFANEEGRDGGEFFTPPKIVQLMVRLVAPFEDGDRFHDPTCGSGGLLVEAAHYFRDEQGGDPSRLELTGQELNPDIAAIAKMNLFIHGYNGAIEREDSLGAPAFTENGHLEQFDHVLANFPFSADWPKSDLQDDAYGRFDWHEKLPRADRGDYAFIMHMANQLNSSGKAAIVIPHGVLFRKYEGRYREPMLQDDLVEAVIGLPENLFQNNSIPSAILLLNRDKSPEREGEVLFVHAADEAFYKELSNQNELTEKGIDHIVQKFNEWTTEERVSRAVPIGEIRENDYNLNIALYVDTTEPEEPIDVAEELTKLRELQAERNEIESQLTDYMEALGYE
- a CDS encoding restriction endonuclease subunit S; its protein translation is MSDDLDFDMDVVEEDELDEMGADGALSPKEDFRSEASREESDTGTNETDDAESISSRMGSLATDSDREVFGLGSVPEEWDMSSLPSVVEIEMGSSPPSSTYNEQEEGLPFYQGNADFGHMRPKVSTWCSDPVKTADKDDVLISIRAPVGDLNIADEHCCIGRGLAALRPKEVNGLYLFYGLAQRSRWLSRLASGSTFKSVSSADLEKVDLPVPPLPEQRKIASVLYAVDQAIQKTEAIIEQAQRVKRGVVQKLLNGEAGEDLEEKKEFRLGPKLKSLPSNWEVTPLEQVAEVSGGKRLPKGHDYADKKTAHPYLRVTDMKGGSIDPEELEYLKEETYQKISRYTISTNDVYISIAGTIGVAGVIPEELDGANLTENAARIHGLDGVKKDYLSIYLQSKFGQDEVYRMTVGSSQPKLSLFRIKRLEVVLPPLDLQKRIASVVERFDQRISSEQKLANHLRSLKKGLMQDLLTGEVRTADKAIDVLDEVVEHG
- a CDS encoding type I restriction endonuclease subunit R; this encodes MADEVSASVPTESGVEQSVLRWLRDLPGPHQWSVYGFDGEEGAAALDRKYGRGKGEVVYWELLREKLIEINEPVNEGNVDRLLNSLRRDFDEAELMAGNRHLQTLLRRGKKFNAKHGNGTKKPVYVRLVDFDRPERNSFVAVNQMRFVRGASVRPDVTLLVNGLPLVHMEIKSLAQDNDWTDATSDLREYEKDTPRLFFPTLLNVAADTQSFRYGAVGAKPGFYFPWSKAPLKYQDDNDLKQATQALLNPRTLLDIALNYVFYEEKEGGTAKIVPRHMQYYAVRRLLERIREGEKKRGLIWHTQGSGKSFAMLYAAKNLLERSVLGSPQIFLIVDTDKLATQMGNTLSAIGFERSVVADSIDHLQRLIEQGQSQLVLTTIQKFQDVATARQGNDEVVVMADEAHRFMERRLGNNLEAAMPDAYHFGFTGTPVHEGESDVARSTFRNYCPDGEPPLHHYSIRDGIEDEVILPVYFTLRHKAEWNVDEAAMDDAFDLELGHLSEEEKMKVVREALTPTDLGEFESRIEVYAGEVIDHYEKQVEPNGWKGMVVAPSRKSAALYGTKLQERRPDGDVEVLYTEGDDDEELLSQFHTTSEERDDIISRFKDEAQPKLLVVHNMLLTGFDAPVLKTMYLDRRLKDHTLLQAIARTNRPADGKTNGEIVDFQGVFENLDDALSYDAETRDFAAQDKDRLFEDFEEQLEKMWSLFEGVPRTDRQEAVSEALARVSKHPQKREFKRGFKRLQDLYESLSPDGRLSEEEVERKYQWLSHIWVAFRRANREPDPEKEVREKTREIVEKHVDVTGVKEDFPIYKVGEEHLEAIEEQEPAAQASSIAHAVKAHVRPRVDQNPRYEALSERVQEVLHQWQTKNMSDPEAVEALRQVERDVLDVEATAEEKGLGEAEHALFALLEGDYGLSEEDAGPLSQSVAHRIETEVDTSYPGWQRNEKARKAIKQEIMRALINEGETDLIKAGFPEEALSYIIANYTDGRSA